In a single window of the Nodularia spumigena CCY9414 genome:
- a CDS encoding histidine kinase dimerization/phospho-acceptor domain-containing protein: MFAMIFHEFRTPLSIILLSSQLLSETLKEVVDEQPVKNLYRIQSSAKLMNHCLV, translated from the coding sequence TTGTTTGCGATGATTTTTCATGAATTTCGCACACCTTTGAGTATTATTTTGCTGTCGTCTCAATTGTTAAGTGAAACTCTGAAGGAAGTGGTAGATGAGCAGCCGGTAAAAAATCTCTACCGGATTCAGTCTTCAGCTAAATTAATGAATCATTGCCTAGTGTGA
- a CDS encoding cation-translocating P-type ATPase: protein MIQAIHKRVKGRARYKVNQLYRSPSLARYLERSLANYPEILYVSANSLTSNILVCFQAENSWHDIGLLIDKAVKDYQKFPNLSPTEKVSKSLKKQKLAVNNAQDQKIENWHSITADTVIDILNTSKTSGLSSESATINLTKYGSNILSTIPTRSPVNILIDQFRSLPVALLGAAAGIAIITGGVVDAVVIMGVVGLNAVIGYITESQSAKIIQSLQNREQILTWVIRENQQVEIPTENVVVGDILFLKPGIYIAADARLIEADNLSVDESALTGESIRTTKTTAPASDENIPLANRLNMVYKGTFVTSGEGLAAVVATGKFTEMGKIQQLVNEAISTETPLERQLDQVGSQLVLVGMGICSFVFGLGVLRGYGLVTMMQSSISLAVAAVPEGLPTIATTTLALGIRAMRKNNVLVRSLSAVEALGSVQTICLDKTGTITENKMLVVEIRTTTQQITVGSENINPYTNDELLKLMHISVLCNESEVSQQENGEYVVTGSPTENALINLAISAGVDVIQLRQKYALIETNLRTENRNLMSTIHETNNHHKLIAVKGNPAEMIEICQWGMKNGEILPLTAEDKRAIAIENDRLAGKALRVLGVAYSHIHHDHNGNNHETNLTWLGLVAMTDPIRVGAKKLIGEFHQAGIDTVMMTGDQSSTAYAIAQELELSRNNQLEILDATNLDHLTPEALTTVSDKVNVFARISPSNKLQIVQALQAAGKVVAMTGDGINDAPALKAAQVGVAMGKGGTDVAREVADIVLEDDRLETMIIAVSRGRTIYNNIRKSVHFLLSTNLSEIMVMTTATAAGLGEPLNAIQLLWLNLVTDIFPGLSLAMEAPEPDVLSQPPRNPDEPIIKDSDFGRIMFESATISVSTLAAYSYALLKYGIGARASTVACMTLITAQLLHTISCRSENHSIFSQDKLPNNPYLNTAIIASFAIQLLAVAIPPLRNMLKITPISMIDTAVIGSGALLPFLLNEATKTSDENQKANLSNSSSPRLCASA, encoded by the coding sequence GTGATTCAAGCTATACACAAGAGAGTTAAAGGGAGAGCTAGATACAAAGTTAATCAACTTTATCGTTCACCATCTTTAGCCAGATATTTGGAGCGATCGCTTGCAAATTACCCAGAAATATTGTATGTTTCGGCTAATTCATTAACAAGCAATATTCTCGTCTGTTTTCAAGCTGAAAATAGCTGGCATGACATCGGCTTACTCATTGACAAAGCTGTAAAAGATTATCAGAAATTTCCTAATTTATCTCCAACAGAAAAAGTATCAAAATCTTTAAAAAAACAGAAGTTAGCTGTTAACAATGCCCAAGACCAAAAAATAGAAAATTGGCATTCAATCACAGCAGATACAGTTATAGATATATTAAATACTTCCAAAACATCAGGATTATCTAGTGAGTCTGCCACAATAAATCTGACTAAATACGGTTCTAATATTTTATCGACAATACCAACCCGTTCCCCTGTAAATATTTTAATTGATCAGTTTAGATCTCTGCCAGTGGCTTTACTGGGAGCGGCGGCGGGAATTGCCATTATTACTGGCGGCGTGGTCGATGCTGTGGTAATTATGGGTGTTGTTGGTTTAAATGCGGTGATTGGATACATCACAGAAAGCCAATCAGCCAAAATTATTCAATCTCTCCAAAATCGGGAACAAATATTAACTTGGGTAATTAGAGAAAATCAGCAGGTGGAAATTCCTACAGAAAATGTGGTTGTAGGAGACATTTTATTTCTCAAACCTGGTATTTATATAGCAGCAGATGCCCGACTCATCGAAGCGGATAACTTGAGTGTAGACGAATCTGCTTTGACTGGCGAAAGTATTCGGACTACAAAAACTACTGCGCCTGCGTCTGATGAAAATATCCCCTTAGCTAACCGTTTGAACATGGTTTATAAAGGGACTTTTGTTACTAGCGGTGAAGGATTGGCTGCGGTTGTCGCCACAGGTAAATTTACAGAAATGGGCAAAATCCAACAACTTGTGAATGAGGCGATTTCTACAGAAACTCCCTTAGAAAGACAACTAGATCAGGTGGGAAGTCAACTGGTTTTAGTCGGTATGGGAATTTGCAGTTTTGTCTTTGGTTTGGGAGTGCTGCGGGGATATGGTTTAGTGACAATGATGCAATCATCTATATCCCTCGCAGTAGCTGCGGTTCCCGAAGGTTTACCCACAATTGCAACCACTACCCTCGCTTTAGGTATCCGTGCAATGAGGAAAAATAATGTCCTGGTTCGCAGTCTCAGTGCGGTGGAAGCTTTGGGTTCTGTGCAGACAATTTGTTTGGATAAAACCGGGACAATTACCGAAAATAAAATGTTAGTGGTGGAAATCCGGACAACTACTCAACAAATTACCGTGGGTTCAGAAAATATTAATCCCTATACTAACGATGAACTGTTAAAGCTGATGCATATATCGGTTCTCTGCAATGAAAGTGAAGTCAGTCAACAGGAGAATGGTGAGTATGTGGTTACAGGTTCGCCCACGGAAAATGCTTTGATTAATTTGGCAATTAGTGCTGGGGTGGATGTTATACAACTCAGACAAAAGTATGCACTGATAGAAACCAACCTGCGAACCGAAAACCGTAACCTCATGAGTACAATTCATGAGACTAATAATCACCACAAATTGATTGCAGTTAAAGGTAATCCCGCCGAAATGATTGAAATATGTCAATGGGGGATGAAAAATGGAGAAATATTGCCTTTAACAGCAGAAGACAAGCGGGCGATCGCAATAGAAAATGACCGTTTGGCGGGAAAAGCACTGCGAGTCTTAGGAGTAGCCTACAGCCATATTCATCATGATCACAACGGCAATAATCATGAAACAAACCTCACCTGGCTGGGTTTGGTAGCGATGACAGATCCAATTAGAGTGGGGGCGAAAAAATTGATTGGGGAGTTTCATCAAGCTGGAATTGATACAGTGATGATGACCGGCGATCAAAGTTCAACTGCTTATGCGATCGCGCAAGAATTAGAATTGAGTCGAAATAACCAACTAGAAATTCTCGATGCTACTAACCTTGATCATCTCACACCAGAGGCACTAACAACAGTCAGCGACAAAGTTAACGTTTTTGCCCGCATCAGTCCTAGTAATAAACTGCAAATCGTCCAGGCTTTGCAAGCAGCCGGAAAAGTCGTGGCCATGACCGGGGACGGAATCAATGATGCACCGGCACTGAAGGCGGCACAAGTGGGCGTTGCGATGGGTAAAGGCGGAACCGATGTAGCCCGTGAAGTTGCAGATATAGTCCTCGAAGATGACCGACTAGAAACCATGATCATTGCAGTCAGTCGGGGGCGGACTATCTATAACAATATTAGAAAATCTGTGCATTTCCTCCTGTCTACCAACCTCAGCGAAATCATGGTAATGACAACCGCTACAGCTGCTGGTTTAGGCGAACCCTTAAATGCAATTCAACTGCTGTGGCTAAATTTAGTCACTGATATTTTCCCTGGTTTATCCCTAGCAATGGAAGCACCAGAACCTGACGTATTGAGTCAACCACCCCGCAATCCTGATGAACCCATCATCAAAGATTCTGACTTTGGTAGAATTATGTTTGAATCAGCCACAATTTCTGTCAGTACCTTAGCAGCATACAGCTATGCCCTCCTCAAATATGGCATTGGGGCGCGCGCCAGCACAGTTGCTTGTATGACCCTAATAACGGCACAATTACTACATACAATTAGCTGTCGTTCTGAAAATCACAGCATATTTAGTCAAGATAAACTACCCAATAATCCTTACTTAAATACTGCCATTATAGCTTCTTTTGCCATTCAACTATTAGCTGTAGCCATCCCCCCACTGAGGAACATGTTAAAAATTACCCCCATTAGTATGATAGATACTGCTGTCATCGGAAGTGGTGCTTTATTACCCTTCCTCCTCAACGAAGCGACAAAAACAAGCGATGAAAATCAAAAAGCAAATCTCTCCAACTCTTCCTCTCCGCGCCTCTGCGCCTCTGCGTGA
- a CDS encoding pyridoxamine 5'-phosphate oxidase family protein, with protein MTTSTDRGQQIQKLRELIADISCGMLTTIDQNGRLHSCPMYKSGDINSEGAIWFFTSANTQKADDIKRNQQVNVSFTSPDKQRYVSVSGTAELVKDRNKMQEQWQPELQTWLPKGLDEPDLVLLKVNIHKVDYWDSPSSIHPQTIGVNSR; from the coding sequence ATGACAACTTCTACAGACCGAGGTCAACAAATCCAAAAACTGCGTGAACTGATTGCAGACATTAGTTGTGGGATGTTAACCACAATTGATCAAAATGGCCGTTTGCACAGTTGTCCCATGTACAAAAGTGGTGACATTAACTCCGAAGGCGCAATTTGGTTCTTTACCTCCGCCAATACTCAGAAAGCGGATGATATTAAACGCAATCAGCAAGTAAACGTTAGTTTCACCTCACCTGATAAACAGAGATATGTTTCTGTTTCAGGTACAGCAGAACTCGTTAAAGACCGTAACAAAATGCAAGAACAATGGCAGCCAGAACTTCAAACTTGGCTACCCAAAGGACTAGACGAACCCGACTTGGTTTTACTCAAAGTGAATATTCACAAAGTTGATTATTGGGATAGTCCATCCAGCATTCACCCCCAAACCATTGGAGTTAATTCCAGATAA
- a CDS encoding YbhB/YbcL family Raf kinase inhibitor-like protein: MELQSLAFFIGSTIPFKYTCDGENIAPPLAWDSPPAGTVSFTLVMEDPDAPKETFTHWVIYDLPANLRHLPEGITKEPHLPHGGVQGVNDFGELGYGGPCPPDGTHRYFFKLYALDQLLGLPPRASKTEVLAAMKGHVLEAVELMGRYSREAPVNV, translated from the coding sequence ATGGAACTTCAAAGCCTAGCTTTTTTCATCGGCAGTACAATTCCCTTCAAATACACCTGCGATGGCGAAAATATTGCCCCTCCCCTAGCTTGGGATAGCCCACCCGCAGGTACTGTAAGTTTTACATTGGTAATGGAAGATCCAGATGCCCCCAAGGAAACTTTCACGCACTGGGTAATTTACGATTTACCTGCAAATCTGCGCCACCTACCAGAAGGGATTACAAAAGAACCTCATTTACCTCATGGCGGTGTGCAAGGGGTAAATGATTTTGGTGAGTTGGGTTATGGTGGCCCCTGTCCACCTGATGGAACCCATCGCTACTTTTTTAAACTCTACGCTCTTGATCAATTATTAGGGTTGCCACCAAGGGCGAGTAAAACTGAGGTACTGGCAGCTATGAAAGGTCACGTTTTAGAGGCTGTAGAACTGATGGGACGCTATAGCAGGGAAGCTCCTGTGAATGTTTGA
- a CDS encoding HPF/RaiA family ribosome-associated protein: MKVPPEITYRNVEKTNAIDNLVHEKIAKLENVCDRISSCHISIEKIHDRPRSGSPYRVRIDMTVPPGHELVAERNPAESNQYDPLDAVIRDAFNAARQQLVKLNQRQHESQRPQNQEQAEETTALVTKLFKDRGYGFLRTLEGREIYFHRNSVLHHDFERLEIGTAVHFALEMGEEGPQASTVKIVDKPGVRAGKSEQTLIEPPLEWRE, translated from the coding sequence ATGAAAGTACCACCAGAAATTACTTATCGCAATGTCGAGAAAACAAATGCGATTGATAACCTAGTGCATGAAAAAATCGCCAAACTAGAGAATGTTTGCGATCGCATAAGTAGCTGCCATATATCCATTGAAAAGATACATGATCGCCCCCGTAGTGGTTCACCTTACCGTGTGCGGATTGATATGACTGTACCCCCCGGTCACGAACTCGTAGCAGAAAGAAATCCCGCAGAGAGTAATCAATACGACCCTTTAGATGCAGTGATTCGGGACGCTTTTAATGCGGCTCGTCAGCAACTAGTTAAACTCAACCAACGACAACACGAAAGCCAGCGCCCTCAAAATCAAGAACAAGCCGAAGAAACAACGGCACTTGTCACCAAACTATTTAAAGATAGGGGCTATGGCTTCTTAAGAACTTTAGAAGGTCGAGAAATCTACTTCCACCGTAATAGCGTGTTACATCATGACTTTGAACGCTTAGAAATTGGTACAGCTGTGCATTTTGCCCTAGAAATGGGTGAAGAAGGCCCCCAAGCTAGCACCGTCAAGATTGTTGATAAGCCAGGTGTTCGCGCAGGTAAGTCTGAGCAGACCTTAATTGAACCACCATTAGAGTGGAGGGAATAA
- a CDS encoding phosphoribosyltransferase produces MLFKNRTIAGQILAGELADYTNRSDVIVLALPRGGVPIAYEVAKALNAPLDVLVVRKLGVPEQEELAMGAIASGGVRIINEHITNLGNISEDTIARVAAQEERELERRELLYRGDRPFPDLEGRIVILVDDGLATGATMWAAVASVRRQNPAKIVIGVPVAASATCQELQVAVDEIVCAATPDPFYSVGLWYEDFPQTTDDQVRELLAKAQTSHEPLTLT; encoded by the coding sequence ATGCTATTCAAAAATCGCACAATAGCAGGTCAAATTTTAGCCGGGGAATTAGCAGATTATACTAATCGTTCAGATGTGATCGTATTAGCTCTACCCAGGGGTGGTGTACCCATCGCCTATGAAGTGGCAAAAGCCTTAAATGCTCCTTTAGATGTGCTTGTGGTGCGTAAATTGGGTGTACCTGAGCAAGAAGAATTGGCAATGGGTGCGATCGCATCTGGCGGAGTCCGGATTATTAATGAACATATTACCAACTTGGGGAACATCTCCGAGGACACAATTGCCAGAGTAGCAGCACAAGAAGAACGAGAATTAGAACGTCGCGAACTTCTTTATCGAGGCGATCGCCCATTCCCCGATTTAGAAGGACGCATAGTCATCTTAGTAGATGATGGTTTAGCTACAGGCGCAACCATGTGGGCGGCGGTAGCATCTGTGCGGCGACAAAACCCCGCGAAAATTGTCATTGGTGTACCCGTGGCTGCTAGCGCCACTTGCCAAGAGTTACAAGTTGCAGTGGATGAAATTGTCTGCGCTGCCACACCCGACCCCTTTTATAGTGTGGGTTTATGGTACGAAGACTTTCCCCAAACGACAGATGATCAAGTTCGTGAGCTGCTAGCAAAAGCCCAAACCAGCCATGAACCATTAACTCTTACCTAA
- a CDS encoding ATP-dependent Clp protease proteolytic subunit yields MPIGVPKVPYRMPGGQYTDWISIYDRLYRERIIFLGRDVDDEIANQIIAVMLYLDSDDPGKDIYLYINSPGGMVTSGMAIFDTMQHIKSDVVTICVGLAASMGSFLLAAGTKGKRMALPHSRIMIHQPSGGTRGQASDIEIEAREILRIRHQLNGIYAEKTGQDISKIEKDMDRDFFMSAAEAKEYGLIDRVIEERP; encoded by the coding sequence ATGCCTATAGGTGTTCCTAAAGTTCCTTACCGGATGCCCGGAGGACAATATACAGATTGGATTAGTATTTACGATCGCCTTTACCGGGAACGAATTATTTTCCTGGGACGAGATGTTGATGATGAAATTGCTAACCAAATTATCGCTGTCATGCTGTATCTGGATTCAGATGATCCAGGTAAGGATATTTATTTATACATAAATTCTCCCGGTGGGATGGTGACATCCGGCATGGCAATTTTTGACACCATGCAACACATCAAATCAGATGTGGTGACAATTTGTGTAGGTTTAGCCGCCTCAATGGGTTCATTCCTGTTAGCAGCCGGCACCAAGGGTAAACGCATGGCATTACCTCATTCTCGGATTATGATTCACCAGCCTTCCGGCGGTACTCGTGGACAAGCCAGCGATATCGAAATTGAAGCCAGAGAAATTCTGCGGATTCGTCACCAGCTAAACGGTATTTATGCTGAGAAAACTGGTCAGGACATATCTAAGATTGAAAAAGATATGGATCGTGACTTTTTCATGTCTGCTGCTGAAGCCAAAGAATACGGTTTAATCGACCGTGTAATTGAAGAGCGTCCGTAG
- a CDS encoding ATP-dependent Clp protease proteolytic subunit translates to MDNSPIKAVQAPYQGDSFYRTPPPDLPSLLMKERIVYLGMPLVPAVTELIIAELLYLQSDDPEKPIKIYINSTGTSGYSGEPIGFETEAFAIYDTMKYIKPPIHTICIGSAMGMAAMLLSAGTKGCRASLPHSSIILHQPKSYAQGQATDIQIRAREVLINKASLVDILGHTTGQAPEKITKDMDRLLYMTPYEARDYGLIDRVFEKEELANPPLPASVL, encoded by the coding sequence ATGGACAATTCCCCCATCAAGGCTGTGCAAGCCCCTTATCAAGGTGATAGTTTTTACCGGACACCGCCGCCAGATTTACCTTCCTTATTAATGAAGGAAAGAATTGTATATCTGGGAATGCCATTAGTGCCGGCGGTTACGGAATTAATTATCGCCGAATTGCTTTATTTACAGTCCGACGACCCCGAAAAGCCCATTAAAATCTACATCAACTCAACGGGGACTTCCGGCTACAGTGGCGAACCCATTGGCTTTGAAACCGAAGCCTTCGCCATCTATGACACCATGAAATACATCAAGCCTCCCATCCACACCATTTGTATTGGTTCGGCAATGGGTATGGCCGCGATGCTACTCAGTGCTGGTACAAAAGGTTGTCGCGCCAGCTTACCCCACTCCTCTATTATCCTGCATCAACCCAAGAGCTACGCCCAAGGTCAAGCAACGGATATTCAAATTCGGGCTAGGGAAGTTCTGATCAACAAAGCTTCCTTAGTTGATATTCTGGGTCACACCACAGGACAAGCACCCGAAAAAATTACCAAGGACATGGATCGTCTGTTATACATGACTCCTTATGAAGCCAGGGACTACGGTTTAATTGACCGAGTTTTTGAGAAAGAAGAACTCGCCAATCCCCCATTACCTGCCAGTGTTCTCTAA
- a CDS encoding vWA domain-containing protein: MKVNLQPTLNDGNLDAHQPSSQRQLAVSISAIAEIQDRNIPLNLCLILDHSGSMHGLPLETVKQAAIGLVDKLKPGDRLSVVAFDHRATVLVPNQTITNPGQIKKQINSLTADGGTAIDEGLRLGIEELAKGKKETVSQAFLLTDGENEHGDNQRCLKFAQLATGYNLTLNTLGFGDKWNQDVLEKIADAGLGSLSHIQKPEQAADEFNRLFSRVQTVGLTNAYLLISLKPHIRLAELKPIAQVAPDTIELPIQQEADGRFAVRLGDLMKDAERVILANIYLGQLPEGKQAIAQVQVRYDDPAQNKMGLLTDNIPVYANVTGVYQPQIDSRVQKSILALAKYRQTQLAETKLQQGDRAGAATMLQTAAKTALQMGDQGAATVLQTSATQLQSGGELSESDRKKTRIVSKTVLQDTPHQ; the protein is encoded by the coding sequence ATGAAGGTCAATTTGCAGCCTACCTTGAATGATGGTAATTTGGACGCGCATCAACCGAGTAGTCAACGTCAGTTGGCTGTTTCGATTTCGGCGATCGCAGAAATTCAAGACCGCAATATTCCGCTAAATCTCTGCTTAATTCTCGATCATAGTGGTTCGATGCACGGGCTACCCCTAGAAACTGTCAAGCAAGCCGCTATTGGTTTGGTTGATAAACTCAAGCCGGGCGATCGCCTGAGTGTTGTCGCTTTTGACCACCGTGCCACAGTTTTAGTCCCTAATCAAACGATTACCAACCCAGGACAGATTAAAAAACAAATTAACAGCCTCACCGCCGATGGTGGAACAGCCATTGATGAAGGTTTACGTTTGGGAATTGAGGAATTAGCCAAGGGCAAAAAAGAAACTGTTTCTCAAGCCTTTTTATTAACTGATGGCGAAAATGAACACGGTGATAATCAACGCTGTTTGAAATTTGCTCAACTGGCGACTGGCTATAATTTGACTTTGAACACATTAGGATTTGGTGACAAATGGAATCAGGATGTTTTAGAAAAAATCGCTGATGCTGGCTTAGGTAGCCTCTCCCACATTCAAAAACCAGAACAAGCCGCAGATGAGTTTAACCGCCTGTTCAGCCGAGTGCAAACGGTGGGATTAACCAATGCTTATTTACTCATTTCCCTAAAACCTCATATCCGGCTAGCGGAACTCAAACCCATAGCCCAAGTAGCCCCAGACACCATTGAGTTACCCATACAGCAAGAAGCAGATGGACGCTTTGCTGTGCGCTTGGGAGATTTAATGAAAGATGCAGAACGGGTGATATTAGCTAATATTTATCTGGGACAGTTACCAGAAGGTAAACAGGCGATCGCTCAAGTCCAAGTCCGCTACGATGACCCGGCTCAAAATAAAATGGGTTTATTAACAGATAATATCCCAGTGTATGCCAATGTGACTGGGGTTTACCAACCACAGATAGATTCTCGTGTGCAGAAGTCTATTTTGGCCTTAGCCAAATACCGCCAAACCCAGTTAGCTGAGACGAAATTACAACAAGGCGATCGCGCGGGTGCAGCTACTATGCTACAAACTGCGGCGAAAACTGCTTTGCAAATGGGAGATCAAGGTGCGGCGACAGTGTTACAAACTTCAGCTACACAACTTCAATCTGGTGGTGAATTATCAGAGAGCGATCGCAAGAAAACCAGAATTGTCTCAAAAACCGTGTTGCAAGATACTCCTCACCAATGA
- a CDS encoding vWA domain-containing protein has translation MKVQLLCALNDTNVDAAQSSNQRQLSISISAIADELAQHLPLNLCLILDKSGSMHGQPIATVIQAVEQLLDRLQPSDSETPTSGDRISVVAFAGEAQVIIPNQTLQDTASIKAQIHKKLKASGGTAIAEGLQLGITELMKGTKGAVSQAFLLTDGHGESSLKIWKFEIGKDDNKRCLEFAHKATKINLTINTLGFGNDWNQDLLEKIADAGGGTLAYIERPEQALEQFRHLLQRIQSVRLTNAYLLLSFVPHVRLAELKPIAQVSPDTIELPVETETHGGFAVRLGDLMQDMERVVLANIYLGQLPEGKQVIGHLQIRYDDPSVNQQGLVSPMVAIYADVVKPYRPAPNPSVQQSILALAKYRQTQLAETKLQQGDRSGAATMLQTAANTALKIGDQAAATVLQTSATRLQAGEQLSEADLKKTRIVSKTVLQDS, from the coding sequence ATGAAAGTTCAATTGCTCTGTGCCTTAAATGATACTAATGTTGATGCGGCTCAATCGAGCAACCAACGTCAACTATCTATTTCAATTTCTGCGATCGCCGATGAACTTGCCCAGCATTTACCACTCAACTTATGCTTAATTCTAGATAAAAGTGGTTCCATGCATGGTCAACCCATCGCCACAGTAATTCAGGCCGTAGAGCAATTATTAGATCGGCTACAGCCAAGTGATAGCGAAACGCCCACCTCTGGCGACCGCATTTCGGTTGTAGCCTTTGCTGGGGAAGCCCAAGTAATTATCCCCAACCAAACCCTCCAAGACACCGCCAGTATTAAAGCCCAGATTCACAAGAAACTCAAAGCTAGCGGCGGTACAGCAATTGCCGAAGGTTTACAACTGGGAATCACAGAACTGATGAAAGGGACAAAAGGAGCAGTTTCCCAAGCATTTCTGCTCACAGATGGTCATGGTGAAAGCAGTTTAAAGATTTGGAAATTTGAAATTGGCAAAGATGACAATAAGCGCTGTCTAGAATTTGCCCACAAAGCCACAAAAATCAACCTAACTATTAACACCCTTGGTTTTGGTAATGATTGGAACCAGGATTTATTGGAAAAAATTGCTGATGCAGGAGGTGGCACTCTAGCCTACATTGAGCGACCTGAACAAGCATTAGAGCAGTTTCGTCATTTATTGCAGCGCATCCAGTCTGTGAGGCTCACCAATGCCTACCTGTTGCTATCTTTTGTTCCTCATGTCCGCCTCGCAGAATTGAAACCCATAGCCCAAGTTTCCCCAGACACCATTGAATTACCAGTGGAAACAGAAACTCATGGAGGCTTTGCCGTGCGCTTGGGTGATTTAATGCAAGATATGGAAAGGGTGGTTTTGGCGAATATTTATCTGGGACAATTGCCAGAAGGTAAACAAGTCATCGGACATTTACAAATCCGCTACGATGATCCATCTGTAAATCAACAGGGATTAGTTTCACCGATGGTAGCCATATATGCAGATGTGGTCAAACCCTATCGACCAGCACCCAATCCCTCAGTGCAGCAGTCTATTTTGGCATTAGCTAAGTATCGACAAACACAGTTAGCCGAAACGAAATTACAACAAGGCGATCGCTCTGGTGCTGCGACAATGTTACAAACTGCTGCTAACACCGCCTTAAAAATCGGAGATCAAGCCGCAGCCACAGTCTTACAAACCTCCGCCACCCGTCTACAAGCAGGAGAACAACTGTCAGAAGCCGACCTCAAAAAAACTCGCATCGTATCAAAAACAGTTCTACAAGATTCCTAA